The following coding sequences are from one Panicum hallii strain FIL2 chromosome 5, PHallii_v3.1, whole genome shotgun sequence window:
- the LOC112892463 gene encoding protein TOO MANY MOUTHS-like yields the protein MASAALPAWSRIMVVLVVALAVGARLPPRCRAEFTVVVPDTSAAALVDAPQTGFSDRARTDPAEQRAVQEVMAATGNGWAWGIPDVCRGRWHGIECVPDRHDVYHVVSLAFGALSDDTAFPACDAAAATLSPAVLALPHLRSLFFYRCFTGNPQPIAGLLGRLGPAFRSLVLRQNGHVGPIPAELGNLKALRVLDLHGNQLTSAIPATLQSLSHLQMLDLSYNRLAGPVPQFKIQRLSILDLSHNALQGPVPASLGQCRSLLKIDLSQNGLAGTIPDTLGDLSELMLLDLSHNALSGPIPAALSRLSSLRSLILSDNRMQFTTVPGGFFSGLKALTTLVLSGMGLAGTIPESIGELRELRVLLLDSNQFTGVIPATFRRLERASELRVDGNRLVGPIPFGKEMMWRLGKKLRVGGNEGLCYDTKQEGLEGVVALAGVADCDSVRSRTTQHLVWINGTVGGRPGAVATSAASGSRDPVAARVGSWLVLVSLHLARSAAFLL from the coding sequence ATGGCTTCGGCGGCGCTTCCTGCGTGGTCGCGGATCATGGTCGTCCTGGTGGTGGCGTTGGCCGTCGGCGCCCGGCTGCCGCCGCGCTGTCGCGCCGAGTTCACGGTGGTGGTGCCGGACACGTCGGCCGCGGCGCTGGTGGACGCGCCGCAGACGGGGTTCTCGGACCGGGCGCGCACCGACCCGGCCGAGCAGCGCGCCGTGCAGGAGGTGATGGCGGCCACGGGCAACGGCTGGGCGTGGGGCATCCCGGACGTTTGCCGCGGCCGCTGGCACGGCATCGAGTGCGTGCCCGACCGCCACGACGTCTACCACGTCGTCTCCCTCGCCTTCGGCGCGCTCTCCGACGACACGGCGTTCCCGGCCTGCgacgccgcggccgccacgcTCTCGCCCGCCGTGCTCGCGCTCCCGCACCTCCGCTCGCTCTTCTTCTACCGCTGCTTCACGGGCAACCCGCAGCCGATCGCGGGCTTGCTCGGCCGCCTCGGCCCCGCGTTCCGGTCCCTCGTGCTCCGCCAGAACGGACACGTCGGCCCCATCCCCGCCGAGCTCGGGAACCTCAAGGCGCTCCGCGTGCTCGACCTCCACGGCAACCAACTCACCTCCGCCATCCCCGCCACCCTCCAGTCCCTGAGCCACCTCCAGATGCTCGACCTCAGCTACAACCGCCTCGCCGGCCCGGTGCCGCAGTTCAAGATCCAGCGCCTCAGCATCCTGGACCTTAGCCACAACGCGCTCCAGGGTCCGGTGCCGGCGAGCCTCGGCCAATGCCGGTCTCTGCTGAAGATTGACCTCAGCCAGAACGGCCTCGCGGGCACGATACCAGACACGCTCGGCGACCTGTCCGAGCTCATGCTGCTGGACCTCAGCCACAACGCGCTGTCCGGCCCGATCCCGGCCGCGCTCAGCAGGCTGTCGTCGCTGCGGTCGCTGATCCTCAGCGACAACCGGATGCAGTTCACGACGGTGCCCGGTGGCTTCTTCTCCGGCCTCAAGGCGCTGACCACGCTGGTACTCTCCGGAATGGGCCTGGCCGGCACGATCCCGGAGTCCATCGGGGAGCTGAGGGAGCTCCGGGTGCTGCTGCTCGACAGCAACCAGTTCACCGGCGTGATACCGGCGACCTTCCGGCGGCTGGAGAGGGCGAGCGAGCTCCGCGTCGACGGCAACAGGCTGGTGGGGCCGATACCGTTCGGCAAGGAGATGATGTGGAGGCTGGGCAAGAAGCTCCGCGTCGGCGGCAACGAAGGGCTGTGCTACGACACCAAGCAGGAAGGCCTCGAGGGCGTCGTTGCGCTTGCCGGCGTCGCGGACTGTGACAGCGTGAGGAGCCGCACGACGCAGCACCTGGTCTGGATCAATGGCACTGTCGGTGGCCGCCCCGGCGCCGTGGCCACATCGGCTGCTTCCGGCAGCCGTGACCCCGTTGCGGCTCGTGTTGGGAGTTGGCTCGTGCTCGTGTCGCTGCACCTTGCACGGTCCGCAGCCTTCCTGTTGTAG
- the LOC112892464 gene encoding uncharacterized protein LOC112892464, which translates to MEGEGGGGNTAGETMGEARQDAGEMITGSIAVEAFGCHVRAKPLGPPMFECPVGHFFVCSSCRDNLPQDKCKFCSGSSTLARSLGMERAVRSILVGCCYADRGCTEKTAYYDKDEHEMACPHAPRFCPGSPAAAASSPGRRRSSWTTAPATTSGRRPSSATVCRLICASSNQARTSSVARDDDDQLFLVNVRPAARPPGHAVSLVCVPPCLEPTGFGCTVSFSCIRLHRGTSTLDDLQPLRLSDWPPTECICVVPKAWQHDGQNDDDGVVLTITIVRAFPLEDDDNPYDMSYIESDEDDSDSS; encoded by the exons ATGGagggagaaggcggcggcggcaacacCGCCGGCGAGACAATGGGAGAAGCTCGGCAAGATGCTGGTGAGATGATTACAGGCAGCATAGCGGTGGAGGCCTTCGGCTGCCATGTCCGCGCTAAGCCCCTCGGGCCTCCGATGTTCGAG TGTCCCGTTGGGCATTTCTTCGTCTGCTCGTCCTGCCGCGACAATCTGCCTCAAGACAAGTGCAAGTTCTGCTCCGGATCGTCTACCCTCGCGCGCAGCCTCGGCATGGAGCGCGCCGTCCGATCCATCCTAGTCGGCTGCTGCTACGCCGACCGCGGGTGCACCGAGAAGACCGCCTACTACGACAAGGACGAGCACGAGATGGCGTGCCCGCACGCGCCGCGCTTCTGCCCGGGGAGCCCGGCTGCGGCGGCTTCGTCgccgggacggcggcggagctcctGGACCACCGCACCGGCCACCACAAGTGGCCGTCGACCAAGTTCCGCTACTGTGTGCCGTTTGATCTGCGCGTCGTCGAACCAGGCACGCACGTCCTCCGTGGCGCGCGATGACGACGACCAGCTTTTCCTTGTGAACGTCcgaccggcggcgcggccgcctgGGCACGCCGTCTCCCTCGTCTGCGTGCCGCCCTGCCTTGAGCCCACAGGATTCGGGTGTACGGTGTCTTTCTCGTGCATTAGGCTCCATCGCGGCACTTCGACGTTGGACGATCTGCAGCCCTTGCGGCTTTCTGATTGGCCTCCGACGGAATGCATCTGTGTGGTGCCCAAGGCTTGGCAACACGACGGACAAAACGACGACGACGGTGTCGTGCTCACCATCACCATCGTGCGCGCTTTCCCTCTTGAAGATGATGACAACCCGTACGACATGAGCTACATTGAGAGCGATGAGGATGACAGTGATAGTTCGTGA
- the LOC112893639 gene encoding probable protein ABIL1 encodes MQQHEPWRSGAEPAGAGAGPAPTTVDEASMERSKSFVKALQELKNLRPQLYSASEYCEKSYLHSEQKQMVLDNLKDYAVRALVNAVDHLGTVAYKLTDLYEQQASEISTLELKVACLNQQVLTCQTYTDKEGLRQQQMTGAASRLHKHYIIPYVGNKRMQAFSEMQGNADFDTTPRPYSSAKTLQWHLVSEKNSKTNRPDQSEFVLGETKTTKPSSSGLRLLGKEPSASPLSKHVQSNMTSLDIVSVSVKDQPKTRHLSSFSSFDNPRHLSSFSSFDNPRGRQIQKAPLRTKSMLAAFFVKHRSAKMKNVSVR; translated from the exons ATGCAGCAGCACGAACCGTGGCGGTCTGGCGCTGAGCCcgccggggcgggggcgggcccTGCGCCCACCACCGTCGACGAGGCGTCCATGGAGCGCAGCAAGAGCTTCGTCAAGGCGCTCCAG GAGCTCAAGAACCTGCGGCCGCAGCTCTACTCGGCCTCGGAGTACTGCGAGAAGTCCTACCTCCACAGCGAGCAGAAGCAAAT GGTGCTGGACAACTTAAAAGATTATGCTGTCAGGGCCCTGGTCAATGCTGTCGACCACCTTGGCACAGTTGCTTACAAATTGACAGACCTGTACGAACAGCAGGCTTCAGAAATCTCAACCCTCGAGTTGAAAGTAGCATGCTTGAACCAG CAAGTCCTTACTTGCCAAACTTACACGGATAAAGAAGGCCTTAGGCAACAGCAGATGACGGGAGCTGCCAGCAGACTCCACAAACATTACATCATACCAT ATGTgggaaataaaagaatgcaagCTTTTTCTGAGATGCAAGGCAATGCTGATTTTGACACAACTCCAAGACCTTATTCCTCAG CGAAGACCCTTCAGTGGCATTTGGTTTCGGAGAAGAACTCCAAGACCAATAGACCAGATCAGTCTGAATTCGT CCTCGGAGAAACAAAAACCACTAAGCCTTCATCAAGTGGCCTTCGCCTGCTAG GCAAGGAACCATCTGCATCTCCCTTGTCCAAACATGTGCAGTCCAACATGACCAGTTTGGATATTGTTAGTGTCAGCGTGAAG GATCAGCCCAAGACAAGGCATTTATCATCATTCAGCTCTTTTGACAACCCAAGGCATTTGTCATCTTTCAGTTCTTTTGACAACCCACGAGGGCGtcaaatccagaaggctccgctTCGCACAAAAAGTATGCTAGCTGCTTTCTTTGTTAAGCACAGATCAGCAAAAATGAAAAATGTCTCTGTTCGTTGA
- the LOC112893637 gene encoding calcium-dependent protein kinase 1: MGNRGSRHHRHAADQQPPPAPPKPQAHAPPPPQQPKPKPAAAPAAADAGAVGRVLGRPMEDVRATYTFGRELGRGQFGVTYLVTHRETGQRFACKSIATRKLVHRDDIEDVRREVQIMHHLTGHRNIVELRGAYEDRHSVNLVMELCEGGELFDRIIARGHYTERAAAALCREIVAVVHSCHSMGVFHRDLKPENFLFLNDKEDSPLKATDFGLSVFFKPGETFKDLVGSAYYVAPEVLKRHYGAEADIWSAGVMLYILLSGVPPFWAENEDGIFDAVLHGHIDFSSDPWPSISNGAKDLVKKMLRQDPKERLTASEILNHPWIREDGEAPDKPLDITVISRMKQFRAMNKLKKVALKIVAENLSDEEIMGLKEMFRSLDTDNSGTITLEELRSGLPKLGTKISESEIRQLMEAADVDGNGTIDYAEFISATMHLNRLEKEDHILKAFEYFDKDHSGYITVDELEEALKKYDMGDDKTIKEIIAEVDTDHDGRINYQEFVAMMRNNSPEIVPNRRRMF, encoded by the exons ATGGGCAACCGCGGGTCGCGTCACCACCGCCACGCAGCCgaccagcagccgccgccggcgccgcccaagCCCCAGGCccatgcgccgccgccgccgcagcagccgaAGCCGAAGCCGGCGgcggccccggcggcggcggacgcgggGGCGGTGGGGCGCGTGCTGGGGCGGCCGATGGAGGACGTGCGCGCGACCTACACCTTCGGGCGCGAGCTCGGCCGCGGCCAGTTCGGGGTCACCTACCTCGTCACGCACCGGGAGACCGGCCAGCGCTTCGCCTGCAAGTCCATCGCCACGCGGAAGCTCGTCCACCGCGACGACATCGAGGACGTGCGCCGGGAGGTGCAGATCATGCACCACCTCACGGGCCACCGCAACATCGTCGAGCTCCGCGGCGCCTACGAGGACCGCCACTCGGTCAACCTCGTCATGGAGCTCTGCGAGGGCGGGGAGCTCTTCGACCGCATCATCGCCAGGGGCCACTACAccgagcgcgccgccgccgcgctctgcCGCGAgatcgtcgccgtcgtccaCAGCTGCCACTCCATGGGGGTCTTCCACCGGGATCTCAAGCCCGAGAACTTCCTCTTCCTCAACGACAAGGAGGACTCGCCGCTCAAGGCCACGGACTTCGGCCTCTCCGTCTTCTTCAAGCCCG GGGAGACTTTCAAGGATCTTGTAGGAAGCGCGTATTATGTTGCTCCTGAGGTACTCAAACGGCACTATGGGGCAGAGGCTGATATTTGGAGTGCTGGGGTTATGCTTTACATCCTCCTTTCCGGTGTTCCTCCTTTTTGGGCAG AGAATGAGGATGGCATATTTGATGCTGTCTTGCATGGTCACATTGATTTTTCTTCTGATCCTTGGCCTTCAATATCTAATGGTGCAAAGGATTTGGTTAAGAAGATGCTGCGGCAAGACCCAAAAGAGCGCCTGACTGCTTCTGAAATTTTGA ATCATCCATGGATTAGAGAGGATGGAGAGGCCCCAGATAAGCCACTTGACATTACGGTCATCAGTAGAATGAAACAGTTCAGGGCAATGAACAAACTCAAGAAAGTTGCTTTGAAG ATTGTTGCTGAGAACTTATCAGATGAAGAGATTATGGGCCTCAAAGAAATGTTTAGATCCCTGGATACAGATAACAGTGGGACAATTACTCTTGAAGAGCTAAGATCTGGTTTACCAAAACTTGGCACTAAAATTTCTGAATCAGAAATCAGACAGTTGATGGAGGCG GCTGATGTTGATGGAAATGGTACCATTGATTATGCGGAGTTCATATCAGCCACAATGCACTTGAATAGATTGGAAAAGGAAGACCATATACTCAAAGCTTTTGAATATTTTGATAAGGACCACAGCGG ATACATAACAGTTGATGAGTTGGAAGAAGCTCTGAAGAAGTATGATATGGGAGATGATAAAACAATAAAAGAAATCATTGCTGAAGTAGATACAGATCAT GATGGAAGAATTAATTACCAGGAGTTTGTTGCCATGATGAGGAACAACAGCCCTGAGATTGTTCCGAACCGGAGGCGCATGTTCTAA